The following is a genomic window from Candidatus Obscuribacter sp..
TAGAGCCTTTTTTGCTGCACGCCTCATCGCGATTTCAGTGCGCTTTGCCCCCTGGCGGGCGGGACAGTGCTAGTGCGTGCTAATTTTTGGAGGCACTTTTGTGTTGTGGTTTAGGTCGCTGTTCAATTTGCAATTCAAGCCGCAATTGTGTTCCAAAATTGTCACTCTCAAATAGCTTTTATAACCGCCTCAAGAGACACTTCGAGCCTGGATACATGGTCTATGTGGAGAATTACGAAAAAACGCCAAAAGTTCTTGCCAAGTGATAGCTGATCTAGGCAATATCAGGACCTCTATTACATTTCCTCATTCTGGCTTTAGATCTCACCTTTTATCTATTCAGATTACTTCTAGCAGCTTCTCGTTAGCCCGTCTCTAGCGCGTAGCTGCTCGTGTATTTGTGCTCTGTTTTGTGACCTTGATGCATCTTGAGTGATAAGCCCGATTTGGAGTGAGTAGACATACGCTCTAATTTTCTTTTATAGCAAAACCTATTGGAGGTTTTTATGTGTATCAAACGTATCGAATTTGTCGACTATGACCAACTTGTGACATTTAACGACGAGCTATCACAAGCATTTGCATTGACTATTTTGTGTCGCAGTTATTTAAATTATGGCGGCAAAATTACTAGCTTTAGTGACAACACTCTTGTGGCTGAAGTGTTTTATTTGCGTCCCGAAAAGATGGTGCTAAGTGGTGACTACGAAAGCATGGCACCCTTCCGTCGGGTCGTGGAAGCAATCGGTGTACGTAGTAAGTTTGTGCCGCGAGCACTGCCCCAGGATCAAGATGGTTTATCAATCGCTCTCAGTGGCCTAGCGCAAGCTCACAGTGGCTCAGATACTGCTATGAGAGCGTTACTTGCTGGTGCTGCTATCACAGATGTTACCGAGGTGGATGCCATGACCGCGATAGGCTTTGATAACGCACTTGCTGTTTACATGATTCAGGAGATGAGCGCGGCAAAAGACAAACTCACTATTCTGGAGACCTGCTCGCTTGTGTCGACACTGTGTGACTTTTTGCGATTTGAGTCCTTGCAAGGACTGGAGCGTCGCACTATTGTCTGGGATCTTGCCTACTTTGCTCGCACTAGAGAGCTACCAATAGTGCCATGGCTGACAGCTCTAATTGAGTCACTGATTCGGGGTACTGACTTGCAGTCGTTTTTGCGGCAGTTTCCACTGGCGTCCCAGGACGACCTGATGGCTGCCTAAAAACTGCTTAGCAGTGGGCGATAAATTCTCTAATTCGACCGCCGGCAAATGGCGGTCGACACTAACTTGGAAATCTTATGACTAAAACTAAACAGGTCCAGAAATGGTTTATGGCGGGTGCTAGTGAAAGCGAACATCACGTTGAACATACTGCACCCTGGTGGCGTGTTGTTTGTCTCACTGGTGTGGACTACTTCTCTACACTTTGCTATCAACCAACGATTGCCTTTGCTGCCGCTGGCGCACTGGCACCGATGGCAACTATACTTTTAGCCCTTGTTACTCTATTTGCGGCATTGCCTGTTTACTTCAAGGTCGCCGACGAAAGCCCGCACGGGCAGGGTAGTATCAGCATGTTGGAGAGTCGCCTGCCTGGATGGTCGGCTAAACTCAGCGTCTTGATGTTACTGGGTTTTGCTGCCTGTGCTTATCTGATCACCATAACCCTGTCGGCGTCTGACGGGGCGGCTCACTTTGTCGAAAACCATGAGATGCATAGCGCCATTTCACAGCAAGGCTATTTAATTGCCTCTCTTGTGGCAGCGCTGCTTTATCTCATTGTTGATAAGTCACGCAATTTTGTGGTGCTGGCATTTTTTGGGCTTGCTGCCTACGGAGTGCTTGATCACTTTGCGCAGAGTCGCCTTGGTGTTGCTCTGGTGATGATATCGCTATTGGGCGGGCTGTTCCTCAAAGGTCTGCGCGAGGTGCTTGGCGTAGCTGTGGTGCTTGTAGTTTCCTTCCTCTCGCTCAGCGCCATAGTTGTGGCTGTCAGTCTCTACCAGGTCTACTTGCATCCGGAGCTTTTGAGCGGCTGGTGGTCACGATTGCTCGGCGACTATCACCATTCCTGGTGGTCCATGCTATATGCCTGCTTGATCGTTTTTCCGCTGTTAGCACTTGGTTTATCTGGGTTTGAAACAGGTGTGCAGGTAATGCCTTTGGTACAGGGAGATGCACACGATAATCGTGCTCATCCTCTGGGACGGATTCGTAATGCCAAAAAGCTGCTTGCTGCAGCTGCCATCATCATGAGTGTCTTTTTGATACTTAGCAGCATCGCCACTACACTGCTTATTCCGGCTCAAGATATGTTGCCTGGCGGTAATGCCGACGGTCGAGCAATGAGTGTGCTTGCCCATAAAATGCTGGGGCATGGCTTTGGCACTGTTTTTGACACCGTAACAATTGCTATTCTCTGGTTTGCCGGTGCGTCAGCAATGACTGGTTTGATCAATCTGGTCACGCACTATCTGCCCAGATATGGCATGGTGCCTTCATGGGCAAGAGCTTCAAGACCAGTGATTGTGGTTTTTACCATAGTTGCTATTGCTGTAACAGTGATGTTCAAAGCTGATGTAATGGCACAAGGTGGTGCATATGCCACTGGAGTTCTAGTACTGATTACTTCTGCTTCACTGGCTGCTGCTTGGGCTTCTTGGGGTAAAAATAAATGGCACTGTCTGGCTTATGCCATGACCGCCTTTGTTTTCCTTTACACCACAGGCGTCAACATGATTGGTCATCCAGATGGTCCAAAGATTGCGGGGTTTTTTATCTTGCTTGTGTTGGTCACATCTCTCATCTCGCGCATCATGCGAGTGTTGGAGTTACGGGTCAAATCAATTAAGTTTGACGAGACTGCTCATCAGTTTTTGCTGGCAGCTAGAGAGTCAAATCTTAAAGGTGTAGTGCACTTTGTCGCTCACAAGTTTGGTGGCACGGCTTACACTGTGCGTGGTAACCAGATCAAAGAAATGCACTGTGTCGGCGAAAGCGACCAGTTGATTTTTCTTGAGGTCACTATTGAAGACGCCAGCGAGTTTGTAGACGACCTCTTGGAAGTAGAAGGCGTGGTGCACAGAGGCAACCACGGTGAACATCTCATTTTGCGTTGTAAGAGTGCATCGGTGGCTAATGCCATTGCTGCCATTTTGCTAAAAGTGCGGGACGAATATGACACACGCACTGTCGCTCACATTGGCTGGTCTGAAGATAGTCCGCTTTTATCTGCTTTCACATTCCTGTTCTTTGGGGACGGTGAGACTGGATTGCTTGTGCGCAAGATTATCGAAGCCGCTGAAACTAATCACAAGCACCGTCCAATGGTGCTTATGGGTTAAATCAATTCACGGGAAAAATTATGCAAGAATCAACTCAATCAATGGCAGTTGGTATCAATCCCATAGTGGGATTTGATTTTGAAAACCATGGTACAGACGAGGAACAGTTCAGAGCCCTGGCTGAACTATCGTTTATTAGCAGAGGCGAAAATGTTCTGATATTGGGTGGCATCGGCAGTGGCAAAACCACACTGGCTAATATATTGCTCAAGCAAGCCACAGATAGTGGTTTAACAGCAATGTACGTAGACAGTCCGGGCTGTTACTATCCGCGCTTACCTGTTCGCTATCTGGAGTGCGATTTGCTCTTGATGGACGAGGCTCACATCTGGGCAGATGTGGCACCACGAGCCATGCTAGCTCTTTTGCTCAAGCGGCATGAGCTGGGCAGGTCCAATGTTTTACTTTGCGTTAGCTCGAACTGGCAACGACTAATGTCTCAGCAAGCGGTCGGCACTCCTCGTACTGATGCCAACAGAGAGGATTGGCTCATGGCTGGACTGGTGGAGTATTGCGCATGCAGTGCTGCTTTATCGTGGGCTATTGCAAGACAATGGTCGCCCAGTGTATTGCTGCATCTGCTTGGCTTTGGCAATCGCATTGCTGAGCACGAGTTTAACCAGCTGGAGCCATATTTGTCACGCGTTAACAGGCTGCCTTTCTGGCACATCATAGAAACCGGTGAAAAAAGTTGGAGACATATACGATGAGCGCAATAGAAGCACTGCGGACGATTACTGCCCAGGCAATTGGCGCAGCACAGGTGGTTATGACTGACAAACGCAAACAGTTGTTTGGCGACGCTATGCGCCAACTCACTGTTGATGTCAGTGCTGGTCGCTCTCACAGCGTGGCCATGAGTTTAAGACCTGAGTTTGACTATGAGGCAGGCCGAGGCAAGTGCTTGCATCCTGATAAATTGACTGGTGTAGCGGCACTGGTCTATCAGGATTGCCAGGTCTTTAGCCCCACTCTCGAGTACTGGAGCAAGGTCGTCGGTGACCAGAGGGAGCCTTGGACTGAGGAGGGCTTTAACATCGTCTTGCACTGGAGCGATATCGACGACTTGCTTAGTCGCCTCGCTACGCTCCAGGATGATGATACTGCTGCTAAGGTCAGAAAGGCTATCCAATCTGCTCAAAGCGCAGTTACTGAAAAGGCCAAGGATGTCCTCGGTCAGCTCAATACAAGGGCAATGTCTCAAGCTTTAGCAGGCAAGAGTTGGGCAATAGTTATGTCACTCAAAGCTGGCACCGATTTTGAAGCACCATCAAGAGCGCCCATCACTCAAATCACCCCCGAATGGCTTGGCCCTGTGGCAAAGGCAGTTTGGGATGCTTGTGCTGACTATAAACCGACTTTTGAATACTGGAGTCGGCAAGAAGGTGATCAGCGCGAACCATACACCGTGGAAGGCATCAACATTGTTGTCCACTGGTAAAAACAAGAATCAATCAACAACACAACTTGGAGAAAACACAGATGAGCATTCATCACTTTATCGATAAACTGGCAGCATGGAAGTTGTTTGGCAATGGCAAGTCCGAGTCAGATCAGCCTGGTGCCACCACACCCGATCTATCACTCTTGCAGTGTTTTGCTGGTGTCACTATGGTCGGACGTGTCACCGAAGTCAAAGAACAAGGCGTCAGCCTGGACTTTGAGTTTCAGGGCGAAAAGTTCAAAGGCTTCGCGCCGTTTACTGAGTTTCGCGATCAGTCACTGGCTAATGCAGTTTCGGTCAATAACAAGTTCAATTTTGTACTGGTCTTTCCTGAGTCAGCTGATCCGTTTTTACGAGTCCTGACTGTCAATGAGCATCAGAGTTCACAGGATTGGCCTATTAAGATTTAGCCGCAGCACTAGCTGGCAAATCTAAGCTGGGGCAATAAATAAAGACTTACTGCTACTGGAGGTGGCGGTTATTTTGATGCTCCGAGTGTTTGCATGGATCGCAGCACCGGGGCTATTGAGAGAAATGATATGTTTAATTGGCTCACTGGTAAAAAGTCGGACTCATCTGAAGTCGGCAAGACGGACCCAAACGAAAATGTAACAGGCATTTTGCTGCAAGCTGTGCATGCTCTGGAGGGTGGCTATCATATTGGATCTTCCACCTTGGTGCACTTTGTATTGCAAATCGAAGTGGCAGGCCTTGCCACTAATGAGTTTGTGGTTGTAAAAGCCTGTCCAAGTGATTTTGTGCAAGCTCCATTACTGCAGGTTGGAGACCGCGTCACTGTCACTTTTGAGGGGCATGGAGAGAGAGAAGAAGTTTTGGAAATTAGCATAGACTTTGCTGCTCGCGCTGCTACTGCTCGTGCAGCTGTTGCTGGTCAAGGTTGTTGCGGCTGATACCACTTTATCGACAGTAATAAAACCGTGTTTGCAACAAGCACGGTGTTTTGCAATTTTTTCGGAGACACGATTATGTTTATTGATGCATTTAGCGCTTTGTTGGTTAACCTGGGAGCCTCAATCAGAGAGTATTTTGACAAACGCTCTAAACAAGCTGTGCAGCAAAACAAGCTTGCCTCATTGAGCTATTACAAGGGCGTGACACTGGTTGGTCGAGTGATTAGCATCAGCTCCAAAGGCGTGATGATTTCATTTATGCTTTCCAGTCAAAATTTTGAATGTTTTGCACCATTTAGCGAGTTTCGTAATCCAGAGCTGAGCGGGAGTGTAAAAGT
Proteins encoded in this region:
- a CDS encoding amino acid transporter, whose amino-acid sequence is MTKTKQVQKWFMAGASESEHHVEHTAPWWRVVCLTGVDYFSTLCYQPTIAFAAAGALAPMATILLALVTLFAALPVYFKVADESPHGQGSISMLESRLPGWSAKLSVLMLLGFAACAYLITITLSASDGAAHFVENHEMHSAISQQGYLIASLVAALLYLIVDKSRNFVVLAFFGLAAYGVLDHFAQSRLGVALVMISLLGGLFLKGLREVLGVAVVLVVSFLSLSAIVVAVSLYQVYLHPELLSGWWSRLLGDYHHSWWSMLYACLIVFPLLALGLSGFETGVQVMPLVQGDAHDNRAHPLGRIRNAKKLLAAAAIIMSVFLILSSIATTLLIPAQDMLPGGNADGRAMSVLAHKMLGHGFGTVFDTVTIAILWFAGASAMTGLINLVTHYLPRYGMVPSWARASRPVIVVFTIVAIAVTVMFKADVMAQGGAYATGVLVLITSASLAAAWASWGKNKWHCLAYAMTAFVFLYTTGVNMIGHPDGPKIAGFFILLVLVTSLISRIMRVLELRVKSIKFDETAHQFLLAARESNLKGVVHFVAHKFGGTAYTVRGNQIKEMHCVGESDQLIFLEVTIEDASEFVDDLLEVEGVVHRGNHGEHLILRCKSASVANAIAAILLKVRDEYDTRTVAHIGWSEDSPLLSAFTFLFFGDGETGLLVRKIIEAAETNHKHRPMVLMG
- a CDS encoding ATP-binding protein, coding for MQESTQSMAVGINPIVGFDFENHGTDEEQFRALAELSFISRGENVLILGGIGSGKTTLANILLKQATDSGLTAMYVDSPGCYYPRLPVRYLECDLLLMDEAHIWADVAPRAMLALLLKRHELGRSNVLLCVSSNWQRLMSQQAVGTPRTDANREDWLMAGLVEYCACSAALSWAIARQWSPSVLLHLLGFGNRIAEHEFNQLEPYLSRVNRLPFWHIIETGEKSWRHIR